A window of Variovorax sp. HW608 genomic DNA:
GGTCATCGCGGTCTGGGCGCGTACCTTCAGTCAGGGACCGTGGACCGCCATGGCGTGGCTGGAAGCGTCCGGTTGTCGGCAGAGCCCGGACCCACAGGTGCAGGCCCATGTGCGTGTTCTGCTGCCCGTTCTGTTGGCCATGATGGACCGCTACGATGAGGCGCACGCGGCAGGACGTTTCGGAGTTCAGCATCTGAACTCTGGAAACGCATTCGTGGACACCGTCCTGCTCAATGCCATGGCCCATATCGTCTCCGTCGCCGGCGAGCGCCAGGAAGCGCAGCATTTCCTTGAAGAGGCGCGGCGCACTCAAGGCAGCAGCGCCTTCAACCGCATGTACACGGAAACCGTACAAGGCTTCCTCGATCTGCGCGAGGGACGGCTGCGTCAGGCGACGGCACGTTTTCGCATGGCGATCACATCCTCTTCGGGAGCGGCGACCTACAACTATACGCATGGCAACGCGTGGGCCGGCGTCCCTTATGCGGGTGTCGTGTACGAGGCGAACGACATGCCTGCGGCAGAGCGTCTGCTCAACGTCTACCTCCCGCTCGCCCGGGATGTCGGTCTCCCCGACCACATGATTTCGAGTTATCGCATGCGATCACGCATTGCGTTCCAGCGCGGTGATGTGGATGCCGCACTGCAAGCACTCACCGAACTGGAATACCTCGGTCATGAGCGCCACCTTCCCCGCGTCACGGCAAGCGCGAAGCTGGAGCGCTCGCGCCTGCTGGTGCTGCAGGGGCACGCCTCTGCAGCGCGTGAAGAGTTGGCTCGCGGTGCCGACCCTCAGGTCTGGGCAGCGGCGCAGGACCAATATCGACCCGCCCAGGACGTTGATGATGTGCTTGTGGGACAGGTGCGCGTCGGGTTGTATTTTGGCGAACCTGCGCAACACATCGCCGAACTCGAGGCGGCCATCCATCACGCGCGAACGGCACAGCGGAACCATCGGGCGCTCAAACTTCGCCTGCTGCTTTCTCTCGCCTTCTTGCGCTCGGGCGACGTTGGCCGCGCGACCCAGGAGGGCATACTGGTTCTTCAGGACGCCAATCGCGAGGGATTTGTGCGCCTGTTGCTGGACGAAGGACCGGCGTTGGGCTCGTTGCTACGTCGGGTCCACACATCCGCACCAGAACTCGGTCAGGATCCGATCTTGCGAGAGTACGTAGAACGACTTCTTGAGTTGGTTGGACCGGCCGGCGCAGACGAAGAAAGCGTCGAGGGCGGCGGAGGTGAGGTGGAGTTGCTCACCCGAAAGGAGATCCGCATCCTGCAGTTGCTCGCCGAGGGCTATTCAAATACTGCGATGGCAGAGAAGCTCTTTGTCTCCGATAGCACAGTGCGCACGCATTTGAGGAACATCAACACCAAGTTGCAATGCCATAGCCGAACCCAAGCTGTGGCGATCGCGCGCCGGCGCGGCCTGATCCGCTAAGCGATCAGCAGGATCATGACAAGGTCCTGCTGGCGATCGATCGGCCGAGCCTGTTCTGGACGTCCGCTCCGGTCGCCGCCATATAGGATCGCGCGACGTCGCCGCTGACATGCCAGCACTCGGGGTATGGAGCCATGGC
This region includes:
- a CDS encoding LuxR C-terminal-related transcriptional regulator, whose translation is MKPAPSPPISSAKLAPLVQRSAEVRRDRLADRLARAGAVKLVLVRAPAGFGKTTAMVQLREALQAHGVATAWLTLDNADNDVPRFLAGVSEAIKQLGHEHDQDRDVLAQLALDQPPFALFLDDFEIIREGGVMGMVRELLEHLPRNGQIIIGSRTLPDLGLGRLRARGQLLELDTELLRFTPEETAEFFKLRGTELSLLTVDKAHEKTEGWGAALWLLSLAFQRHGTPSDLMARLPSSEREVADYLTEEVLAQQDPPVRDFLLRTSILRHLSAPVCQALLPQVDCASILRKLERDNVFLVQVEGEPDLYRYHSLFADFLRKLLERERPDELARLHLAASGWYESQSRPVPAIDHAIEGGDHPHALLLLEECAHALLEQGRMRLLDRWFSAIPSTLLRERPLMQVIAVWARTFSQGPWTAMAWLEASGCRQSPDPQVQAHVRVLLPVLLAMMDRYDEAHAAGRFGVQHLNSGNAFVDTVLLNAMAHIVSVAGERQEAQHFLEEARRTQGSSAFNRMYTETVQGFLDLREGRLRQATARFRMAITSSSGAATYNYTHGNAWAGVPYAGVVYEANDMPAAERLLNVYLPLARDVGLPDHMISSYRMRSRIAFQRGDVDAALQALTELEYLGHERHLPRVTASAKLERSRLLVLQGHASAAREELARGADPQVWAAAQDQYRPAQDVDDVLVGQVRVGLYFGEPAQHIAELEAAIHHARTAQRNHRALKLRLLLSLAFLRSGDVGRATQEGILVLQDANREGFVRLLLDEGPALGSLLRRVHTSAPELGQDPILREYVERLLELVGPAGADEESVEGGGGEVELLTRKEIRILQLLAEGYSNTAMAEKLFVSDSTVRTHLRNINTKLQCHSRTQAVAIARRRGLIR